ATCTGCCCTACTTTAGGGCTGGGATTTAGTTTGGCAATATCCATTATATCCTTGCCATCTATAGCAAGCATTTTTGATGAAATGGGGTCTTCCCTAACTTTCTCAATCATATAAAGAAGATGCCTTAATTTGTAAGGAACGGCTTTTGGAACGCCCGAACCGATCCTGTCGGCTTCCCGAACTTTTATTAAATCGGAAATGTTCTCCGCGCCTACCCGTTTTATAAATCGGCGAACGCCCGCTGGCGTTACATCTCCCACATTGTAATAAAAAAGATGGCATCTTACCAAATGAACCACTTTTTCAACAACTTCGTTAGAAAACTTAAGTTCCTTGAGTATCTCTGCTACCATTCTTGCCCCCACAACTTCGTGACCATAAAAAGTTGCAGACTCCCCTTCCCCTCTTTTAGTCTTTGGCTTTCCCACATCATGTAAAAGCGCCGCTAACCTAATTTCAAAAGAGTAGTTTTTTGATACGGTATAATCTAAACTTCTTAAATTATGCTCCCATACCGTGTATATATGATGCTTGTTTTGCGCGCAGTTTATACCCTCGCGAAGTTCGGGAATTATGCATTTCATAAGACCCGTATCTTCCAAAAGTTGAATCCCCTTTGCGGCGTTTTGGGACATTATTATTTTTATGAACTCGTCCCTTACTCTCTCTTTGGCTATAAAAGATAACAGTTTTGCGTTTTTGTTAATGGCTTTTTTTGTATTTTCTTCAATACTAAAATCAAGCTCCACCGCAAATCTAATCGCGCGTATTAAACGCAAGGCGTCCTCATTAAACCGCTCCTCTGGACTTCCCACACAACAGATAAGTTTAGCTGAAATGTCCTCTGCTCCTTTATAAGGGTCTATAAGAGAGCTAAGTGACTTGAGATTCTTTGGCGGAAGATTTAACGCAAGCGCGTTTACGGTAAAGTCTCTTCTGGACAAGTCTTCTTCTATGGTTTTTGCAAATTTTATCTCATCGGGATGTCGTTTGTCGGTGTACTTTCCTTCCAGTCTAAAGGTTGTAACCTCAACCAATTTAAGTGCGGGGTCATTGGAATTTGTTTTAACGGCAACAGTCCCAAAAGAGTTTTCATAAAGGGAGTTTGGAAATAATTTTTGAATATCTAAAGGTTTGGCGTTAGTTGCAATATCCCAATCTTTGGGATTTAGACCCAATATGAGGTCGCGAACACAACCTCCAACAAGGTAGGCGCTTACTTTGACATCGTTAATTTCTTGGCTATGTCTAAAACCTCTAAAGGAATTTTGTTTTCCATATATACATTCTAACAAATTCGCATTACCTATCCAACTTCAATTTTTTCGCGTATTGACTTTTTGAGTTTTTCTGGTTTAATTACAATACTGAAGGGAAAGATGCTGATTGTTTTATAGCAATACAACAATATAACAATTCAACAATTTAGTTTTCTCGCACCTTGTCAATTAAATAGTTATTGAATTAACCACAACGAATTTTTTTCTAAATTCTAAAAGGTAAAAAGAGCATTATAAATTACCTTATAATGACCCTTCGACAAGCTCAGGGTCTCAAAAATTGGGCTTATAGAAGGCAAAAAAGGTAATTTTTGAGAGTTTGATCCTGGCTCAGGACGAACGCTGGCGGCGTGCTTTAGGTATGCAAATCGAGCGAATCCAACGCAAGTTGGATTAGCGGTGTACGGCTGAGTAACGCGTAGGAATCTACCCATAAGTTGTGAATAGCCCCGAGAAATCGGGAGTAATACACAATAGTTTCCGATTTAATCGGAATAAAGGTTGTAGCAATACTTCCGCTTGTGGAGGAGCCTGCGTCCCATCAGCTAGTTGGCGGGGTAAAAGCCCACCAAGGCAATGACGGGTAGGGGGCGTGAGAGCGCGACCCCCCAGAGGGGCACTGATACACGGGCCTCACTCCTACGGGAGGCAGCAATCTGGAATAGTCGGCAATGGGCGCAAGCCTGACCGCGCGACGCCGCGTGGAGGAAGACACTCTTAGGAGCGTAAACTCAAACTCCGCCGAAAGGCGGAAAAAAGGAGCGGCTAACTTCGTGCCAGCAGCAGCGGTAATACGGAGGCTTCAAGCGTTGTCCGGATTTATTGGGCGTAAAGTGTCTTAAGGTGGTTTGTTAAGTTTTTGGTTAAATCTCTCGGCCCAACTGAGAGGCCGCTGAAAATACTAGCAGACTAGAGTTAAGTAGGGGTAAGCGGAACGCACGGTGTAGTAGTGAAATGCGTTGATATCGTGCGGAACACCAAGGGGGAAGCCAGCTTACTGGGCTTATACTGACGCTGATAGACGAAAGCGTGGGGAGCAAAACGGATTAGATAAGTCCGTGTCTTAAATTTAAATTATAAGACAAAATGGTGTCCCTCCTGATAGTAATATCAGGATGTGCATCCAGCTGTATCGGGGAAATCCTAAATGGACAATCCCGAGGGAAGTCGTTTTGGTTCTGGATAAAATCGGAATGCTCATACATAGTTTTCCAATTTATCTAACCATTATTGACCCCGTAGAGACTATGGAGGTAAGAAAATAGTGGGTGCTATAATATGTTGATGAATAAAAAACACATAGCGCCTTTGTTTTATCAATGTAAAGAAATAATACTTGGTTCCTTGCTTGGGGATGGATCTTTGAAAATCTATAAACCCTATCAAAATGCGAGGTTCTCTTTTAGACACGCAAAAAAGCAGGAGGATTACTTTTTATGGAAAGTATCTAAACTAAAAGAAATATCAAGTAACAATTGCTTTTGGGAACAGCAAAAAAACGGCAGAGATGGCTGGGGTTATACTAAACTTCGCTATCAAAGCCAAGCTTTGGAAGC
This window of the Patescibacteria group bacterium genome carries:
- a CDS encoding CCA tRNA nucleotidyltransferase, yielding MLECIYGKQNSFRGFRHSQEINDVKVSAYLVGGCVRDLILGLNPKDWDIATNAKPLDIQKLFPNSLYENSFGTVAVKTNSNDPALKLVEVTTFRLEGKYTDKRHPDEIKFAKTIEEDLSRRDFTVNALALNLPPKNLKSLSSLIDPYKGAEDISAKLICCVGSPEERFNEDALRLIRAIRFAVELDFSIEENTKKAINKNAKLLSFIAKERVRDEFIKIIMSQNAAKGIQLLEDTGLMKCIIPELREGINCAQNKHHIYTVWEHNLRSLDYTVSKNYSFEIRLAALLHDVGKPKTKRGEGESATFYGHEVVGARMVAEILKELKFSNEVVEKVVHLVRCHLFYYNVGDVTPAGVRRFIKRVGAENISDLIKVREADRIGSGVPKAVPYKLRHLLYMIEKVREDPISSKMLAIDGKDIMDIAKLNPSPKVGQ